Below is a window of endosymbiont of Galathealinum brachiosum DNA.
TCTTATATGCAATCTCCAGCATATAAGTTTCGTCTTTACCTGGCACCGTTGTTAATGTTGCTTTATCACGTGTTCGAATAAGACCATTTTTATCATTTATAAAGAAATGCTCCATTTCCAGCACCAGACCTGTACTGGTTTTTTTCTGCCCGATAATTTCTGCACGCGCACCTGTAAAATCACCACTTAAAGCTGCAACCAGATTTGTTTCATTAATCGCTTCAGCCAGACCCATCCCACCTACTTCTTTACATAGGTTTGATGAAGCATATGACGCTGCGCTAAATGCACTTAGTATTACAACCGATAATGTTTTATTTAACATGATTTATATCCTCAATTTAAATTATTAAATATACTCAAAGTAAATACTTAAGCGTTTGAAATAGCATTACCTATTTCTTCATTGCTCATTGCTTCGCCTTCGAAGTTCCATGCACCATCAACCGCATGAACCACATTGATGTAAATATTATTTCTGGGTACTTTTCCTGCCGCCATTTCAAACATAATTTCGGTTGCTTCTTTAAAATATCCCTGCTGAAGTTCTCTGTTATTAAATGCAAACGAAGGTGTTTTCCATTCAACCCAGATCGCTGATACCTCTTCACCACCTGAATAGGTTTGAGACTTAGGTAAACTTTGAATCATTGCTGTTATATTCGATGTCATAACCTGGTTACCCGTTAACCCATGCCATTTCAGCATTGTGTTCGTCATTTCTGTAACCGCCTTTTTTTCACTTCCTTCAGGTAACGTACCTTCTGTAAAAGTAATAGTTAATGGCATAATCTTCTCCTCAGTAAAATTGACTCAGCAACAATTTGTTGAGTTTGTTTATAAACCCGCGATTAATTCATCAGGTTTAAATTCTTTAAAACCAGAACCTCTAAATAATAGACCGGTCGGTATAGTTCTTGATCAAAAAAAATGACGCCGATTCAGGAAGTCATTTTTAAATTTAAACAGGCACGCGTATAGATTTTATAGCTGGCCCCAATATACGTATAACTTCAGCATCGTTCCTGGATTTAGCAATAAGCTGTATACCCTCTATGTAACTCAACATGGCATCAGCTGTTGCCTCTTCATTAACTTCCGGCATCTCTCCATTTTTAACCGCATCTGTTACCACTCTCCTGAACGGCTCTGCTAAATCGATTAAACATTGCTCTACTTTCTTGCGTATAACCTCATCAAGAGTCGCCTGCTCCATTGCCATATTTCCGAAAGGACAACCTGGCAGGTGCCCCGTATCAGTTACAAAGCTCTTCTGCATCTCGTATAACATGTTGATGAAACTGTCTAAACGCTCCATTGGCGGAAGATTAGCTGCGATGCTTTCAGATATTAATGTCGCACCCAGATGATTACTGAATTGATCTAGTACCGCTACAGCAAGATCCTGCTTACTACCAAAAAAGTGAAAGAAGCTACCTTTCGAAACACCCGCTTCTTTACAGATTTTCGCCACCCCTACTGCCGTATAACTTTGCATATAAAACAGCGTAGCTGCGGTATCAAGTATGAGTTGCTTTGTGTCTTTATCTTTAACCATGAATAGACATTACTAGACCGGTCGGTATACGTCAAGTGAATTTTAAACTTATTTACAATTTTTATACGTATAATTACCCCCCTCTTAAAGACTCAAACACCGGATCAACTGAACTAACAACATGTTAACACCCGAATTTTTTTCAATATCAATTTCAAGCTTTATCCTTATATCTCTCGCAGAAATTGGTGACAAAAGCCAGCTGGTTTGCATGACTCTGGCGGTACGTCATCGACACTGGCCTGTAATATTAGGTGCGAGCCTTGCGTTTATAATACTCAATACACTGGCCGTTTTATTTGGCGCAAGCATCTCAAACTGGATACCAGAACAGTTAATGGCTGCTATCGTTGCTGTCTTATTTGCAGCATTTGGTATTCACTCCCTTCAAAGCAAAGAAGAAGAGAATTCAGGTGAAGATCTAAAGAAAACTGGAAGTAGTATTTTTTTTACGACATTTTTATTAATTCTTGTCGCTGAGTTTGGTGATAAAACACAAATTGCCGTTGCTGGTTTAGCAACCAGTATGTCACCTATAGCTGTCTGGATTGGCGCAACCGTTGCATTAATCATGATTTCAGCTCTTGGCGTCTGGGCCGGTCGCACCATTCTTCAGCGCTTACCTCTGTTCTGGTTACACCGAATTAGCGGCATCGTTTTTCTATTGTTTGCCGGTTTAGCTACATGGAAAGCTCTTAATCTTAGTTAGTAAAAAATGACCAGCTAACAACCGGAACTAAAATCTGACTGCTTTCTTCAAAAAAAGTCCTTACTAAGTAAAAAGAACTATAAATATAAAAAACATATAATTATCTACGCACCTGCCCCGGGTTAACACCATGAACTCGCTTAAAAGCCTTTGAAAATGCTGCTTCAGAAGAATAACCAGACACCAGTGCTACTTCAATTATAGTTTCTTTTTTATCAGCCAATGCATTCCAGGCCAGCTGCATACGCCACCATTCCAGATATTTTATAGGTGATTGATTCAATACACGTTTAAAATGCTCAGCAAAATTTGAACGTGACATTCCAATATTTGATGCCAAAGAGTCAACAGTCCATTTAGTAGATGGCTGCTCATGAATTAATGTGAGTGCTTTGCTCAGTTTAGTATCTGAAAGTGCCGCTATGATTCCTACATCCTGATCATTATCAGCAATATAAGCACGAATAGATTGAACAAAAATTATTTCAGCTAATTTATCAAAAACTATTTTTTGACCAGAATTATCTCTCTGATGTTCATTTTCAAGTATCACTAACAGGGGCTTAATCCACTGATCATTGCCCTTATGACGTCTTAGAATAATAACTTCAGGTAAGTTTTTTAATAAAGGCTCTATACCTGAATGATCAAAATACATGTGTCCACAGAAAAGCCCGGTACTTCCCTTCTTAACACCTGAGGAATAATCCAGAGGACAGACATCAATCGTTTCACTACCTGATTCTTTAGTTTTACTAAATGAATGAGCGACTTCTCTGGGAAACAACAGAATATCACCCGTAGAAGCTTTAATATGCTGAGAAGAATTATCAATATGTAACCAGCACTTTCCATGTGAAATCATATGGAAAGTAATGCCTTTGTATTCCTGATGAATAGACCAGTCACCATAATATTGGGCATTATGAAAAATAGAAGCAGAGAGACGAAATGTACTTAATAAATCACTTAATAAATCCATTAATCAATTCCAGAACAAAGACGAATTATCATATTTAGCCGATGTTTAATTATATCTATATGTTTAAATAGTTTTAACATACGTTTCTAATGAATTGTAGATTTATAATATATAAAAGCAAGCTTCTACAATATCGATACGATAAACCTCTGTAGTACTCAATAAAGACGATTAAACATAAAGCTTCGACGATCACACATAGAGCCAACCAGGTATAACTCATATTATTAAGTCTAGTTAATAAACTACATGAGGCGATACCAATGAAACACATCAATACACCATCATCCAGCAGAAAATTTAAGCGCAGTATTATTTCTGCTGCATTAATAACCATAACATCTTCATTTATTCTTCCATTAAATGCGATTGCAGATGATGGTATGGCGAAATATAACAGTAAGAATGAATTAATACGCCCATCAGGGTTTCGTGAATGGATATATGTAGGTACCCCCCTTACGCCTAATGACATGAATAATGGGAAAGCCGCTTTTCCAGAATTTCACAATGTTTACATTTCACCTGACAGCTGGAAACACTGGAAAAAAACTGGAAAATTCAAGGACGGCACAGTGATAATAAAAGAACTGGTTAGTGTTGGTAGTAAATCAGCAGCAAGTGGTAAAGGGTATTTCATGGGTGAATATCTGGGTTTAGAAGCCTTAATAAAAGACAGCAAGCGTTTCTCAAAAGAAGTGGGAAACTGGGCATTCTTTAGCTTCTCTTCACCTGACCATAAAACATTAGCTTCATCTGCCAAAGCTCAACCAGAAGCGAGCTGCAGCACCTGTCATCAGGCAAATGCCAATGATGACTTAGTGTTCACAAAGTATTACCCCGTACTTCGTGCAGGTAAAGCAACAGGTGAAAAAGCGACCGGAGGAGTAGATTCAAAATTATAATTTTTTCTTAATTTAAAAATAAGGATTTTACGGATCATTCATGTAATGATTTGTAAAATCCTGCCTTTTTAAGATAAAAAGGAGTAGATAATGAAACTAGAAACTATAAAGTTATATTTAATATTAATCGCATTAATTACAGGCTTCAGCATTGGACTTTATCTGATTATTTTATTAAATACATCAGGTCTGACACCAGAAGCCTCACCCATTTCTACTGCAGCTAATTACATGTTAGATAATCAGTGTAATAGCTGTCATTTTAATATTAAACAAAAAACAATAACAGCGGAGGATTACGCAGCGAACCATAATGATTTACACATAGAAAAAGAGTATTTAAATGCATATTTAACAGCCATTAAGGTTAGCAACAATCTGTCAGATAGAATAAAAAAAAGTAACAACTCACTAATAAAGGGAGAACAACTTGCAGAAAAGCATCGCTGCTTTACCTGTCATGGTTTATATGGTCAGGGTGGACAGGCTAACAAAGGCGCATTAAAAAACTATATACCAGGCTGGTTCGGAAACGACTTTGATCTACTTACTAATACTGGCAATCATGAAAGCATTCGTGACTGGATTAAAAACGGAACAAATAATAATTTAATTAATGAACCATTTACAGGATGGATTGCCAGATATTACCTAAATAAACAAGAAATAAAAATGCTTAAACTTTCAAATATAAACACAATAGATATCGAATTATTAGTCAATTATGTGAAAGCGATAAGAGAATACGGACCAATGGACGTAGAAACAATATTAGAATATGAAAAAGACTCTATTAAAACTAAATTAGTCAATAAAAACATAACCACGAAGTCTTTGGTTAATAACACGCCGAAAAATACACATTTTTCCATTTTTTAAAGAGAAAAACCATGATCACAAAGAAAAGCAATTTCAATGTAAGCACAACTATAAATCGTCTTGAAAATATTTTAAATAAAAAAGGAATTAAAATAGTAGCAAAAATAGATCATACTACTGCAGCTGCATCTGTCGACATGGAATTGCGCCCAACTCAATTAATAATATTTGGTAACCCAAAAATTGGCACGCCATTAATGCAACACAATCAATTAACTGGTCTTGAATTACCAATGAAAGTTTTAGCGTGGGAAGATAAAGATGGTGACACATGGGTAGGATATCACCAAACTAAAAATATCATTAATAATCTGGGAATACAATACATCCCTGAGATAACCAATAAAATATCATCAGCACTAGATAACCTGACTGATTATGCAATCAGAGACTAAACACGGTAACTATAACGCTGATCAGGCATATCAAAATTAAATTTCATTTTCAATCACAGGTTTAAAGAATAGAGATGCAAATTTTATCGCATCCATTAAATTAAATACTTCTCTATTCTCTAAATCTTCATTCAACCAGCCAGAACAAACATCCTCTCCCTTTAGAAAAACCATCTCACCACACAAACTATTCGCGCAACAACAACTACCTGAAGCACTCCCCCAGTTGATACCAAAACACAGGTCTGTAACTTCATCTAAGTTTAAAATATTAAATGCAGACTGTTTTACACAAACCCTTTCATCCGTTACATGGCATTTAGATGTAATTTCAACCGGTTTATTAAACATAGGGCTAACAGCTAAAGCATCTAATGCACACATACTGTTTAACTGATACCCGTTAACAGATAACTGATGAACACGTGACTCCATCGTAAATGGATAGGCCCCTATCGGTTCACCTATCTCATCAAACACAACCAGATCTTTCTCTTTGAAAAGCTCAATCACTTCTTCAATACTGTCAACTCGACTTATTATTTCTGCCCGATTTAAACTACGCCCAATATCAATGTATGAAAATAAAATCTCCTGATATAGCCGATTCATTAATGGAGACAACGATAACTGACTTTGTTTAAGTGGCAGAATGTTATTAAGTCTTTTAACCGCAATATTTATTTTATCTTCACGGGCAGTAGAAAACCGGCTCATATTTTAACTTCCAAACCAGAACGCCATATTTTTATCCAGAAACTCTTCATAACTCATATAATGTGAGCCATCACATGAAAAATTTAAACCCACCATTCCATTAACAACATTCAATGAAGCAGCACGTAAATAAATAGTTTCATCGGCAAAACGTAAGGCTTTAAACTGCTGAAATATCTGTGAAATTTTTTCTGGTTTTACAATGGCTTTGTCAAAATACTCCTGCTGACGATAAGCAAGACAAATATCCGGATCACTAAGCTCATCGAAATTTAATATATGATAACTATACGGATTATCAACTAACCAGAATGTGGCTCGACTACTTGAGAAATGCAATTTTGCATGAAAAATTCCTCTGGTTAAAACAAGCTCTTCCACCAGACTCAGCACATCATCAATTTGTGCATCCATTGCACTTTGTGTACGCTGCTGTGAAAACAGGCCGCTTCGAATAGCCGGGTCACCTTTTACCTGTAACCAGATTTTTTCATCTTCTGACTCTTCAACGGTATGCGGTAATTCACGCAAATCAAAATCAGCCCCCAGAAAACCGATTGCATTCCCATCTGCATCAACAATGGCCTTTACTGCAGTTAAAGATGGGCGTTTACGATTACGACTTATATACGCTTCTGACAGGTAATAATCATCACCTTTTAAAGCACGCTGTAAGTAAGGCCGTGCGATACGGTCACGGCCAACTTGCCCGTCTTTAAAACCGGTGCGGGTAACATCTTCAGTTATCTGTATGCCGTGCTGATCAACAACCCATAAATACTTACAATATTGGGCTTTACCCATTTCTGCTGTAAGCAGGGTTTCCAGCGCTTTACGGTCATCCATAATGGAAGCGCAATCCGTCGCCATTTCTGACATTGAATCAAATAGTAATTCCGCAAGCATGTTTCGCTGCTTACTAACCGTTTTCTGTAGTGTGGTTTCGTTAATCATGGCTTATTCTAACCTGATTTATTTAAGCATACCCACATCTATTCCAGAATTTCTTATATCTGTGAAGGAGCAATCAACCGTAATGATAGATTAACTCCGATTCATATGACTAAATTGAGATACGTCAATAACAACATTACAGTTAATCCACCCTTTCCATTCGCTCCCTCAGTTTAATCAGCATCTTTTGAGTTTCAGCCAGTTCTTTCAACATTTCATCATGTGAAATTGGCTGACGCAGTTTTTCAAGCTGTTCAACTTTTGCTTCTTCCAGATTATTTAATACCACCGCTATAAATAAATTAACAATGACAAACGTACCAACAAATATGAAGCTAATAAAGTATACCCAGGCCCATTCATAATGTTCCATCGCGGTGTACATTACATCTGTCCAGTCTTCCAGTGTAACCACTCGAAACAGGGTAAGCGCTGCAACTCCCAGATGCCCCCAGTGCTGAGGGTCATGAGTATGAAACAGGTGATAACCTGCAATGGCATAAACATAAAAAATAATAGACATTAACAACATCACATGTCCCATGCTGGGAATACTGCGCATAAGTGTGGAAACAATCAGGCGTAGTTTCGGCAATGTTGATATTAACCTTAACACCCTGAGCAAACGAGCTAGCCGGGCAACCATCGCCAGCTCACCTGTTGCAGGGATTAATGAAAGCACTATCACACTAAAATCAAACAGATTCCAGCCGTCACCAAAATACAGCTTCAGTCGTGGTACAACAGCGCTTATTTTTAACATTGCCTCAATAATAAACGACATCAGAATAAACTGATGAGCCAATTCAAACCAGTATCCGTATTTACTTACCAAATCAGGATCAGTTTCCAAACCAAGAATAAGTGCATTTAATAGAATCAGGGAAATGATTATTTTTTCGAAAATGGCCGACTTGACCAGTTTATATATTTCAATTTGTAACATAGGGGGTTCTAAATTAGTTGTTTCGTTAAATAGGGGTATTTTTTATCGGAAAGATGGAAGCTTTAAACGCGCTAATCACTGCTTTACCAATAGATACTTTTCGAGAATGACGAGAATTTAAAAAATATAGATAAAATGAAATTTAGATGTCTTAATTCATGTTTTTATTCAATAAAATAATTAGCGACACTGTCATCCCCGGATGCGTCCATCGAAGATACAGTGCCCCTAAAACACATTATATCTGCTTATAAATTAATCATCCCCTCCCATTACTCCAAGCAAGTGAAGCAAACTGGTAAACAGATTAAATATAGAAACATATAATGTAACCGTAGCCATAATATAATTAGTTTCACCACCATGAATTAATTCACTGGTCTGATACAAAATAAGACCCGACATTAACAACACAAACATGGCCGATACGGTTAATGATAAAGCGGGCATTTCTAAAAATACTGCCGCTAACCCGGTGAAGAAAGCCACTAGAATACCCACCATCAGAAAACCACTCATAAAACTAAAGTTTTTACGACTGCTTAATGCATAAGCCGATAGAGATAGAAAAATAATGCCGGTTGCACCCATTGCTGTCATCACTATCTGCCCACCATTAGGTAATGCAAGATAACTATTTAGAACAGGCCCCAGGGTGTATCCCATAAAACCGGTGAGAGCAAAGACAAAACCCAGACCTTTAGCACTATGACGAAATTTGGTGGTTAAAAACAACAGACCAAAATACCCACCCAATGTTAATAACAACCCCGGGTGAGGTAAATTAAGCGACATAGAAACACCCGCCACCAATGCACTGAAAAGCAAAGTCATAGACAGCAGGTTATATGTATTTCTAATAACTTTATTAGTCGCGAGCGTTGTGCTCTGGTTATAAGTTGCCGTGTTATTACTTACATCATTCACTTTATAAACCCCTGTTCATTTCATTTACTGTTTCATCAGTAACCGGTTGCTCAATTTCAAATGCTTTTGTATTCGCCTGTTTTGATAATGTGTGCTGGCGATCAATTTTACGTATCAGCGTTCTACCCGCTCGTTCAATCGCCCTGTTAATAGCAACATACATGTCAGACTCTGTATCTTCGATTACAACATCAGGCAATCCCGCAAGCACGACCTGTACATGACAATGCATATCTGATCCCCCTCGTGGACCATTAACATCAGATAACCGCATTACAATTTTCTGTATATGCTCATCACAGCAGGTTAATGTAAAACGTAATTTACGCTCAGCATGATTACGTAGAGCATCAGTCAGTGAAAAATGGCGTGCCTGTATATCAATTTGCATATAGCCCTCCTCAGAACTTGTTTTATGCCTAATATAAAACAATAATAATTTCCTTTGACAGTAAAGAAAATTCGATTAATATTGTAATTATGCTCGAAAATACCGAAGTGACTTACAGCTATGGTTAATTACAAACATCTACATTATTTCTGGGCAGTTGCCCGTGAAGGCGGCGTTGCCCGTGCCAGTGAACGCCTGCACCTGACACCTCAAACGATTAGCGGACAACTTAACGTACTAGAGAAACACCTTGGTGTAGAGCTGTTTACACGGGTTGGTCGTAATCTGGAACTAACGGAAAATGGACGACTCGTCCTGAGTTATGCCAATGAGATTTTTTCCCTTGGTAGTGAGCTTGAGGAGGTTTTACATCAGTTACCTGATGAGCGCCCCCAGTTATTTCGTGTCGGGGTGGTCGATGTATTGCCGAAGTCAATTGCCCATCAAATTTTAAAACCGGCTTTGCAAATGTCCGATCCCGTTCGCATGAACTGCCGTGAAGCCAGTTTGGATACACTATTAGCAGAACTGGCTGTACATCATCTGGATCTGGTTCTGGCTGACTGCCCTATTCCATCAACCGTCAGTACACGGGGTTTCAGTCACAAACTTGGCGAGTGCGAGGTGAGTTTCTTTGCAACAGATAAAATCATAAAAACACTCAAGGGTGACTTTCCCCAGTGTCTGGATGGCGCTCCCATGCTTTTACCCAGCAGCGGAACACAGTTACGATCGGGCATTGATAAGTGGCTGAATAAACTGCGAATTCATCCCCGTACAGTTGCCGAGTTTGACGATAGTGCATTAATGAAAGCCTTTGGAAAAGAAGGCTCCGGCATTTTCATTGCTCCGGCCGTTATTGAAAAGGAAGTAGAGTTACAGTATCAGGTTTCTTTAATTGGCAGAACGGATGAAGTTAAAGAACAATTTTATGCAATATCTGTAGAACGCAAAGTCAAACATCCAGTCGTTTGTGCCGTGATTGATGCGGCCAGTGAAAGGTTATTTATTAACCATAAATAATTAATTAGAGTTTAAAAATTATGAAAATAAGAAATATGAAGACAGGTGTTTATAACGCTCGCTGGGAAAAAAGTTTTGATAAAATTTTAACTCCATTTGATGAATTTATTCATCGCCAGACAACCAGTGGATTACTCTTAATGGCAATGGCTGTAATCGCCCTTATACTGGCAAATGGCCCATTTGCAGATGCCTATTTACATTTCATCCATACACCGGTCAGTGTTGAAGTTGGCAGCTGGTCATTAGGAATGAGCCTGCACCACTGGATTAACGATGCCCTGATGGCACTGTTTTTCTTTGTTGTCGGACTGGAATTGAAACGAGAATTACTGGTTGGAGAACTTGCAAAAATACGTAATGCCACATTACCTATTGCCGCGGCAATAGGTGGTATGGTCGTACCTGCATTAATTTATTTTGCTATCAACCCATCAGGCGATGCGGCACTTGGCTGGGGTGTTCCCATGGCTACGGATATTGCATTCGCAATCGGCGCACTCGCATTACTGGCAAGTCGGGTTCCCAAAGCATTAATTACATTTTTAGTTGCACTGGCTATTGTAGATGACCTGGGCGCTGTGCTGGTTATTGCCATATTCTACACTGAAACAATCTCAATGATGCCACTGGCAATAGCCGGTGGTATATTCCTCATGTTGATGATGTTAAATCTGGCTGGAATTCGTAAAACCACGCCTTATTTTATTCTTGCAGCATTACTCTGGTATGCATTATTACAATCCGGTGTGCATGCAACGCTGGCAGGTATTTTGGGTGCGCTCTCGGTTCCAGCAACGCCAAAATATAACCCAGAACGTTTCAGTCAACATGTTAGAGGTTTAATGCAACGCTTTGATGACAGCCACCAACCAGACAAAAGCATTATGACCAATGATGCTTTACGCTCGGTAGTACGAACACTTGAAAACGGTGTGCACAGTGTGCAGGCACCTTTACAACGCCTGGAACATGACTGGCATATGCCGGTGGCTTATTTAATTATTCCTATTTTTGCACTGGCCAATGCAGGCATACCTTTAGAAATGAGTTCACTCGGTGAAACTTTCAGTCACCCGGTAATGCTCGGTGTTTC
It encodes the following:
- a CDS encoding 4-oxalocrotonate tautomerase; the protein is MPLTITFTEGTLPEGSEKKAVTEMTNTMLKWHGLTGNQVMTSNITAMIQSLPKSQTYSGGEEVSAIWVEWKTPSFAFNNRELQQGYFKEATEIMFEMAAGKVPRNNIYINVVHAVDGAWNFEGEAMSNEEIGNAISNA
- a CDS encoding TetR/AcrR family transcriptional regulator, encoding MVKDKDTKQLILDTAATLFYMQSYTAVGVAKICKEAGVSKGSFFHFFGSKQDLAVAVLDQFSNHLGATLISESIAANLPPMERLDSFINMLYEMQKSFVTDTGHLPGCPFGNMAMEQATLDEVIRKKVEQCLIDLAEPFRRVVTDAVKNGEMPEVNEEATADAMLSYIEGIQLIAKSRNDAEVIRILGPAIKSIRVPV
- a CDS encoding UPF0016 domain-containing protein, with the translated sequence MLTPEFFSISISSFILISLAEIGDKSQLVCMTLAVRHRHWPVILGASLAFIILNTLAVLFGASISNWIPEQLMAAIVAVLFAAFGIHSLQSKEEENSGEDLKKTGSSIFFTTFLLILVAEFGDKTQIAVAGLATSMSPIAVWIGATVALIMISALGVWAGRTILQRLPLFWLHRISGIVFLLFAGLATWKALNLS
- a CDS encoding cytochrome P460, which produces MKHINTPSSSRKFKRSIISAALITITSSFILPLNAIADDGMAKYNSKNELIRPSGFREWIYVGTPLTPNDMNNGKAAFPEFHNVYISPDSWKHWKKTGKFKDGTVIIKELVSVGSKSAASGKGYFMGEYLGLEALIKDSKRFSKEVGNWAFFSFSSPDHKTLASSAKAQPEASCSTCHQANANDDLVFTKYYPVLRAGKATGEKATGGVDSKL
- a CDS encoding camphor resistance protein CrcB, which codes for MITKKSNFNVSTTINRLENILNKKGIKIVAKIDHTTAAASVDMELRPTQLIIFGNPKIGTPLMQHNQLTGLELPMKVLAWEDKDGDTWVGYHQTKNIINNLGIQYIPEITNKISSALDNLTDYAIRD
- a CDS encoding ion transporter, translated to MLQIEIYKLVKSAIFEKIIISLILLNALILGLETDPDLVSKYGYWFELAHQFILMSFIIEAMLKISAVVPRLKLYFGDGWNLFDFSVIVLSLIPATGELAMVARLARLLRVLRLISTLPKLRLIVSTLMRSIPSMGHVMLLMSIIFYVYAIAGYHLFHTHDPQHWGHLGVAALTLFRVVTLEDWTDVMYTAMEHYEWAWVYFISFIFVGTFVIVNLFIAVVLNNLEEAKVEQLEKLRQPISHDEMLKELAETQKMLIKLRERMERVD
- a CDS encoding BAX inhibitor protein, yielding MTLLFSALVAGVSMSLNLPHPGLLLTLGGYFGLLFLTTKFRHSAKGLGFVFALTGFMGYTLGPVLNSYLALPNGGQIVMTAMGATGIIFLSLSAYALSSRKNFSFMSGFLMVGILVAFFTGLAAVFLEMPALSLTVSAMFVLLMSGLILYQTSELIHGGETNYIMATVTLYVSIFNLFTSLLHLLGVMGGDD
- a CDS encoding 30S ribosomal protein S30, with product MQIDIQARHFSLTDALRNHAERKLRFTLTCCDEHIQKIVMRLSDVNGPRGGSDMHCHVQVVLAGLPDVVIEDTESDMYVAINRAIERAGRTLIRKIDRQHTLSKQANTKAFEIEQPVTDETVNEMNRGL
- a CDS encoding transcriptional activator NhaR: MVNYKHLHYFWAVAREGGVARASERLHLTPQTISGQLNVLEKHLGVELFTRVGRNLELTENGRLVLSYANEIFSLGSELEEVLHQLPDERPQLFRVGVVDVLPKSIAHQILKPALQMSDPVRMNCREASLDTLLAELAVHHLDLVLADCPIPSTVSTRGFSHKLGECEVSFFATDKIIKTLKGDFPQCLDGAPMLLPSSGTQLRSGIDKWLNKLRIHPRTVAEFDDSALMKAFGKEGSGIFIAPAVIEKEVELQYQVSLIGRTDEVKEQFYAISVERKVKHPVVCAVIDAASERLFINHK
- the nhaA gene encoding Na+/H+ antiporter NhaA, which gives rise to MKTGVYNARWEKSFDKILTPFDEFIHRQTTSGLLLMAMAVIALILANGPFADAYLHFIHTPVSVEVGSWSLGMSLHHWINDALMALFFFVVGLELKRELLVGELAKIRNATLPIAAAIGGMVVPALIYFAINPSGDAALGWGVPMATDIAFAIGALALLASRVPKALITFLVALAIVDDLGAVLVIAIFYTETISMMPLAIAGGIFLMLMMLNLAGIRKTTPYFILAALLWYALLQSGVHATLAGILGALSVPATPKYNPERFSQHVRGLMQRFDDSHQPDKSIMTNDALRSVVRTLENGVHSVQAPLQRLEHDWHMPVAYLIIPIFALANAGIPLEMSSLGETFSHPVMLGVSLGLILGKFIGITGACWLVLKMGIAELPKDTRFTQIAGVSLLAGIGFTMSIFVAQLGFSHNEDLLLMAKTGILFASLLAGISGYVWLYLVSKPQGNES